The Kordia sp. SMS9 genome window below encodes:
- a CDS encoding DUF1572 family protein, giving the protein MKTSLIKIFDREIDRLTSEIEQYQEETSLWKVTENISNSAGTLCLHLIGNLNHFIGKHLGNTDYVRQRDLEFSTRNVPKATLLAEITKVKEIVLTALMNFPEEKLQEKYPIEKNGEIPSYELMLLHLLWHLSYHVGQINYHRRILDS; this is encoded by the coding sequence ATGAAAACTTCACTTATAAAAATTTTTGACAGAGAAATTGATCGTTTAACTTCTGAAATTGAACAGTATCAAGAGGAAACTTCTCTTTGGAAAGTCACAGAAAACATTTCAAACAGCGCGGGAACTTTGTGTTTGCACTTGATTGGAAATCTGAACCATTTTATTGGCAAACATTTGGGAAATACGGATTATGTGCGTCAGCGCGACTTGGAATTTAGCACGAGAAACGTTCCAAAAGCAACCTTACTTGCTGAAATTACGAAGGTAAAAGAAATTGTGTTGACAGCGTTGATGAACTTTCCCGAAGAGAAATTACAAGAAAAATATCCGATAGAAAAAAACGGAGAAATTCCTTCGTATGAATTGATGTTGCTTCATTTATTATGGCATTTGAGTTATCATGTGGGGCAGATTAATTATCATCGAAGAATTTTAGATTCATAG